The following are encoded in a window of Amycolatopsis lexingtonensis genomic DNA:
- a CDS encoding response regulator translates to MIRVLLADDHAMFRSGMRALLDTQPDFTCVGEASDGREAVAETARLRPDVAVLDVRMPRLDGLAATEAILAAPGNDTRVLVLTTYDADEYVYRALRAGASGFLLKSLAPEELVAAMRVAARGDALIDPSVTRRLVAKFTSVLEPAAAEPPELARLTSREREVLLLIANACSNAEIARRLHVGEETVKTHVSRVLSKLGLPDRVHAVVYAYRHKLVPAEPPA, encoded by the coding sequence ATGATCCGCGTCCTGCTGGCCGACGACCACGCGATGTTCCGCTCCGGGATGCGCGCGCTGCTCGACACCCAGCCCGACTTCACCTGCGTCGGCGAGGCCTCCGACGGCCGCGAAGCCGTCGCCGAGACCGCGCGGCTCCGCCCGGACGTCGCGGTCCTCGACGTCCGGATGCCCCGCCTCGACGGCCTCGCCGCGACGGAAGCGATCCTCGCCGCGCCGGGCAACGACACGCGCGTCCTGGTGCTCACCACCTACGACGCCGACGAGTACGTCTACCGCGCGCTGCGCGCCGGGGCGAGCGGGTTCTTGCTGAAAAGCCTGGCACCGGAGGAGCTGGTCGCGGCGATGCGGGTGGCCGCGCGCGGGGACGCGCTGATCGACCCGTCGGTGACGCGGCGGCTGGTCGCGAAGTTCACGTCGGTACTCGAACCCGCGGCCGCCGAACCACCCGAGCTGGCCAGGCTGACGTCCCGCGAACGCGAAGTGCTGCTCCTGATCGCCAACGCCTGCAGCAACGCCGAGATCGCGCGGCGGCTGCACGTCGGCGAGGAGACGGTCAAGACCCACGTGTCGCGCGTACTGAGCAAGCTGGGCCTGCCCGACCGCGTGCACGCCGTCGTCTACGCCTACCGCCACAAACTCGTGCCGGCCGAGCCGCCCGCCTAA
- a CDS encoding histidine kinase yields the protein MPDIRGSLRRQSLLVALVCVVCDAALFALRGPLGEAGWRAWAVLLGGVAVNAALAGAARHSGWVALAHALLFATSPLLLCTCQGYVVGNNAGILIAGYRAGAWLRPKPAVLALLALLAGVTAGCVEGGGRTASDWRLTAISVSVSGLLPWLVGRYTTARRAYIADLERAADERRQHEEEAVRRAVLEERTTIARDLHDVISHHVSAIGVHAGAARLGLLEGAGPVRKSLGAVESASRSAMADLRRLLDLLHADTNAGQPGLDNLDELVETVRSAGLPTRLTLRGEPRELPGSLDVALYRIAQEALTNALRHGEGPVEVELNHGRTEVVLTVTNGLRPDRPRQNEHAHRGLAGIRQRVTLFGGQVSYGETGEHWQLRTTFPVESS from the coding sequence GTGCCGGACATCAGGGGGTCGCTGAGGCGCCAGTCGCTGCTGGTGGCGCTCGTCTGCGTGGTCTGCGACGCCGCCCTGTTCGCCCTCCGCGGCCCGCTCGGCGAAGCGGGCTGGCGGGCGTGGGCGGTGCTGCTCGGCGGCGTCGCCGTCAACGCCGCGCTCGCCGGGGCCGCCCGCCATTCCGGCTGGGTCGCGCTCGCGCACGCTTTGCTCTTCGCCACCTCGCCGCTCCTGCTCTGCACGTGCCAGGGGTACGTCGTCGGCAACAACGCCGGGATCCTGATCGCGGGCTACCGGGCGGGGGCCTGGCTGCGGCCGAAACCCGCCGTCCTCGCGCTCCTCGCCCTGCTCGCCGGTGTCACCGCCGGCTGCGTCGAAGGCGGCGGGCGCACCGCGTCCGACTGGCGGCTGACCGCCATCAGCGTCAGCGTCAGCGGGCTCCTGCCGTGGCTGGTCGGCCGGTACACGACCGCCCGCCGCGCCTACATCGCCGACCTCGAACGCGCGGCGGACGAACGCCGTCAGCACGAGGAGGAGGCCGTGCGGCGGGCCGTTCTCGAGGAGCGCACGACGATCGCGCGCGACCTCCACGACGTCATCTCCCACCACGTCAGCGCCATCGGCGTGCACGCCGGCGCGGCCCGGCTCGGCCTCCTCGAAGGAGCCGGACCGGTGCGGAAGTCCCTCGGCGCCGTCGAGTCCGCCAGCCGCTCGGCGATGGCCGACCTCCGGCGGCTCCTCGACCTCCTGCACGCGGACACCAACGCCGGACAACCCGGCCTGGACAACCTCGACGAGCTGGTCGAGACCGTCCGCTCGGCCGGCCTCCCCACCCGGCTGACCCTGCGCGGCGAACCCCGCGAGCTGCCGGGCTCGCTCGACGTCGCCCTGTACCGGATCGCGCAGGAAGCCTTGACCAACGCCCTGCGCCACGGCGAAGGCCCGGTCGAGGTGGAGCTGAACCACGGCCGCACCGAAGTCGTGCTCACGGTGACCAACGGGCTCCGCCCCGACCGCCCGCGGCAGAACGAGCACGCGCACCGCGGCCTGGCGGGGATCCGCCAGCGCGTCACCCTGTTCGGCGGCCAGGTTTCCTACGGCGAGACCGGCGAACACTGGCAGCTGCGCACGACCTTCCCGGTGGAGAGCTCATGA
- a CDS encoding response regulator transcription factor — MTAMNATSPGPGKADLRRADGSPVRVLVVDDEATLAELVSMALRMEGWEVRSAGDGTEAVRIARDFRPDAVVLDVMLPDFSGLEVLRRMRSEAPNLPVLFLTAKDAVEDRIAGLTAGGDDYVTKPFSLEEVALRLRALLRRAGGVTGASGSQLVVGDLTLDEDSREVHRGGDLVPLTATEFELLRYLMRNPKRVLSKAQILDRVWSYDFGGQANIVELYISYLRKKIDADREPMIHTMRGAGYVLKPAG; from the coding sequence ATGACCGCTATGAACGCCACGTCACCCGGCCCCGGCAAGGCCGACCTGCGCCGCGCCGACGGCAGCCCCGTGCGGGTGCTCGTGGTCGACGACGAGGCGACGCTGGCCGAGCTGGTGTCGATGGCCCTGCGGATGGAGGGCTGGGAGGTGCGCAGCGCGGGCGACGGCACGGAGGCCGTCCGGATCGCGCGCGACTTCCGCCCCGACGCCGTCGTCCTGGACGTGATGCTCCCCGACTTCAGCGGTCTCGAAGTCCTGCGGCGCATGCGGTCCGAGGCGCCGAACCTGCCGGTGCTGTTCCTGACGGCGAAGGACGCGGTCGAGGACCGCATCGCCGGGCTGACCGCGGGCGGCGACGACTACGTCACCAAGCCCTTCAGCCTCGAAGAAGTCGCCCTGCGCCTGCGCGCGCTGCTGCGCCGCGCGGGCGGGGTCACCGGCGCGAGCGGGTCGCAGCTGGTCGTCGGCGACCTCACCCTGGACGAGGACAGCCGCGAAGTGCACCGCGGCGGCGACTTGGTGCCGCTGACCGCGACCGAGTTCGAGCTGCTGCGCTACCTCATGCGCAACCCGAAGCGCGTGCTGTCGAAGGCCCAGATCCTGGACCGCGTCTGGAGCTACGACTTCGGCGGGCAGGCCAACATCGTCGAGCTCTACATCTCCTACCTGCGCAAGAAGATCGACGCCGACCGCGAGCCGATGATCCACACCATGCGGGGCGCCGGGTATGTCCTCAAGCCAGCGGGCTGA
- a CDS encoding sensor histidine kinase: MSSSQRAEPERARRPWSLRRRLIVQLAALLALVCLVVGVVTEFALSEFLVGQQDKRLAAASDRAAHNGDRPPPWTYGEAPPPDPLRVLGQGEGTLAVVQIGSQASAGVLDSSVAGASKRKAPFKDIPKAQVLALLEVPSDGKQRSIDLGGSLGEYRVVSTTSPRGEKTVIGLPLKDVNETLWQLGFILGGVALAGILVAGAVGAATIRRTMKPLDRLAATATRVSELPLDRGEVALSERVPETDTDPNTEVGKVGSALNRMLQHVANALSARHASENRVRQFVADASHELRTPLAAIRGYAELTRRGGEHVPPDVAFAMSRVESESRRMTTLVEDLLLLARLDSGRPVVHEWVDLCRLVADAVADAHVAGPEHKWLMDVPGEPIGVLGDAGQLHQVVINVLANARTHTPAGTTVTTTLSTSDGTVRLRVADDGPGIPPDVLPDVFERFARGDNSRSRAAGSTGLGLAIVAAVVGAHGGRVGVQSRPGRTEFEITFPAAPAPA; encoded by the coding sequence ATGTCCTCAAGCCAGCGGGCTGAACCGGAGCGGGCGCGCCGGCCGTGGTCGCTGCGACGACGGCTGATCGTCCAGCTCGCCGCGCTGCTCGCGCTGGTGTGCCTGGTCGTCGGCGTGGTCACGGAGTTCGCGCTGAGCGAGTTCCTCGTCGGTCAGCAGGACAAGCGGCTGGCCGCGGCGAGCGACCGCGCCGCGCACAACGGGGACCGGCCGCCGCCGTGGACCTACGGCGAAGCGCCGCCGCCGGATCCGCTGCGCGTGCTCGGCCAGGGCGAGGGCACGCTCGCCGTCGTCCAGATCGGCTCGCAGGCCTCCGCCGGGGTGCTCGACTCGAGCGTGGCCGGGGCGTCGAAGCGGAAGGCCCCGTTCAAGGACATCCCGAAGGCGCAGGTGCTGGCCCTGCTCGAGGTGCCGTCGGACGGGAAGCAGCGCAGCATCGACCTCGGCGGCAGCCTCGGTGAATACCGCGTCGTCTCGACGACGTCGCCGCGCGGGGAAAAGACGGTCATCGGCCTGCCGCTGAAGGACGTCAACGAGACGCTCTGGCAGCTCGGGTTCATCCTCGGCGGCGTCGCGCTCGCCGGGATCCTGGTGGCGGGCGCGGTCGGCGCGGCGACGATCCGGCGCACGATGAAGCCGCTCGACCGGCTGGCCGCGACCGCGACGCGCGTGTCCGAACTGCCGCTCGACCGCGGCGAAGTCGCGCTGTCCGAACGCGTCCCGGAGACCGACACCGACCCGAACACCGAGGTCGGCAAGGTCGGCTCGGCGCTGAACCGGATGCTGCAGCACGTCGCGAACGCGCTGAGTGCGCGGCACGCGAGCGAGAACCGGGTCCGCCAGTTCGTCGCGGACGCGAGTCACGAACTGCGCACGCCGCTGGCGGCGATCCGCGGCTACGCCGAGCTGACCCGCCGCGGCGGCGAGCACGTGCCGCCGGACGTCGCGTTCGCGATGAGCCGCGTCGAGTCGGAGTCGCGCCGGATGACGACGCTGGTCGAGGACCTGCTGCTGCTCGCGCGCCTCGACTCCGGTCGCCCGGTGGTGCACGAGTGGGTGGACCTGTGCCGCCTGGTGGCCGACGCGGTCGCGGACGCGCACGTCGCCGGTCCGGAGCACAAGTGGCTGATGGACGTCCCCGGCGAGCCGATCGGCGTGCTCGGCGACGCGGGCCAGCTGCACCAGGTCGTGATCAACGTGCTCGCCAACGCGCGCACGCACACCCCGGCGGGCACGACGGTGACGACCACTCTGTCCACTTCGGACGGTACGGTCCGGCTCCGGGTGGCCGACGACGGCCCGGGCATCCCGCCGGACGTTCTCCCGGACGTCTTCGAGCGCTTCGCCCGCGGCGACAATTCGCGGTCACGGGCCGCGGGGAGCACGGGGCTCGGGCTGGCGATCGTGGCCGCGGTGGTCGGCGCGCACGGCGGCCGGGTGGGGGTGCAGAGCCGGCCGGGGCGGACGGAGTTCGAGATCACGTTCCCGGCGGCGCCGGCGCCCGCGTGA
- a CDS encoding glycosyltransferase family 39 protein: MTTTLPAPAAAQPAPETARKARWVKPSVGALLLGTGLLYLWDLAKTGWANDFYAMAAQAGTWSWKALFFGSLDPGNVVTVDKPPFSLWIMGLSGRIFGFSSWSLLVPNALAGVASVGLLYLAVRRLSGPGAGLLAGAGLALTPVAALMFRYDNPDAFLVLLLVAGAYCVVRALERGSTAWLLLAGVAIGFGFLDKMLQAFLVLPAFVLAYAVAAPTSLGKRIWQLCAAAGAVLVSAGWWIAVVAVWPAADRPYISGSTDNTVLELAFGYNGLGRIFGEGRGGGGGGTFTPPAGVELPAGGRGFGGGFGGETGLTRLFGGEFGGEASWLLPAAVIGLVAGLWFTRRAPRTDRTRAALLLWGGWLVVTALVFSYMSGIIHPYYTVALAPGVAATLGISARELWRGRANFAARAVLAVMLAVTAVWGFVLLARTPDWQPWVRYTLLVLSAAAVFALLFGADRLRRLGPVVAVLGLCGALLGTSAFTLATAATAHSGGTPSSGPAAASGRGFGGGARGFGGGQTDSAVIDLLKGTTTKWAAAQSGAMESAGLALASGRPVLAIGGFSGSDPAPTLEQFQQYVASGDVHYYVAGGRGGFGGGRGTAGEIQTWVEQNFAPSTVGGTTVYDLTNSIN; the protein is encoded by the coding sequence ATGACGACCACGCTGCCGGCGCCCGCGGCCGCCCAGCCCGCTCCGGAAACCGCGCGGAAAGCGCGGTGGGTCAAGCCTTCCGTGGGGGCGCTGCTGCTCGGGACCGGGCTGCTCTACCTGTGGGATCTGGCGAAAACGGGCTGGGCCAACGACTTCTACGCGATGGCCGCGCAGGCCGGCACGTGGAGCTGGAAGGCGTTGTTCTTCGGTTCGCTCGACCCCGGCAACGTCGTCACCGTCGACAAACCGCCGTTCTCCCTGTGGATCATGGGGCTGTCCGGACGGATCTTCGGCTTCTCCAGCTGGAGCCTGCTCGTCCCGAACGCGCTCGCCGGCGTCGCGTCGGTGGGGCTGCTGTACCTGGCCGTGCGGCGGCTTTCCGGGCCGGGGGCCGGGTTGCTGGCCGGGGCCGGGCTCGCGCTGACGCCGGTCGCCGCGCTCATGTTCCGCTACGACAACCCCGATGCCTTCCTCGTGCTGCTGCTCGTCGCCGGCGCGTACTGCGTCGTGCGCGCGCTCGAACGCGGGAGCACCGCGTGGCTGCTGCTGGCCGGGGTCGCGATCGGGTTCGGCTTCCTCGACAAGATGCTGCAGGCGTTCCTCGTGCTGCCCGCGTTCGTGCTCGCGTACGCCGTCGCGGCGCCGACGTCGCTCGGGAAGCGGATCTGGCAGCTGTGCGCCGCGGCGGGTGCGGTGCTCGTCTCCGCGGGCTGGTGGATCGCGGTCGTCGCGGTGTGGCCGGCCGCCGACCGGCCCTACATCAGCGGTTCGACCGACAACACCGTGCTGGAACTGGCGTTCGGCTACAACGGGCTCGGCCGGATCTTCGGCGAAGGCCGTGGTGGCGGGGGTGGCGGGACGTTCACGCCGCCCGCCGGGGTGGAGCTGCCCGCCGGCGGCCGCGGCTTCGGTGGCGGCTTCGGCGGTGAGACCGGGCTGACGCGGTTGTTCGGCGGCGAGTTCGGCGGTGAGGCGTCGTGGCTGCTGCCCGCCGCGGTCATCGGGCTGGTCGCGGGCCTGTGGTTCACCCGCCGCGCGCCGCGCACCGACCGGACGCGGGCGGCGCTGCTGCTGTGGGGTGGCTGGCTGGTCGTCACCGCGCTGGTGTTCAGCTACATGAGCGGGATCATCCACCCGTACTACACGGTGGCGCTGGCGCCGGGAGTCGCCGCCACGCTGGGGATTTCCGCGCGGGAGCTGTGGCGCGGCCGGGCGAACTTCGCGGCCCGCGCGGTGCTCGCAGTCATGCTCGCGGTGACCGCGGTGTGGGGTTTCGTGCTCCTCGCGCGCACGCCGGACTGGCAGCCGTGGGTGCGCTACACGCTGCTCGTGCTGAGCGCGGCCGCGGTGTTCGCGCTGCTCTTCGGCGCCGACCGGCTCCGGCGGCTCGGTCCGGTCGTGGCCGTGCTCGGCCTGTGCGGCGCGCTGCTCGGGACGTCGGCGTTCACGCTGGCCACGGCGGCGACCGCGCACTCGGGCGGGACGCCGTCGTCCGGTCCGGCCGCCGCGAGCGGCCGCGGTTTCGGTGGCGGCGCGCGCGGTTTCGGTGGCGGCCAGACCGACTCCGCGGTGATCGACCTGCTGAAGGGCACGACGACGAAGTGGGCCGCGGCGCAGAGCGGCGCGATGGAGTCGGCCGGGCTGGCGCTCGCGAGCGGACGACCGGTGCTCGCGATCGGCGGCTTCAGCGGCAGCGACCCGGCGCCGACGCTGGAGCAGTTCCAGCAGTACGTCGCGAGCGGCGACGTCCACTACTACGTCGCGGGCGGGCGCGGCGGCTTCGGAGGCGGCCGCGGGACCGCCGGCGAGATCCAGACCTGGGTCGAGCAGAACTTCGCGCCGAGCACCGTCGGGGGCACGACCGTTTACGACCTGACAAATTCGATCAATTGA
- a CDS encoding ABC transporter substrate-binding protein, which yields MLALVGVTALSGCSDSSATGSGGKITLGFSAWPGWFPWQVAQEQGLFAKNGVNVDLKYFDNYTDSINALSSGAIDANSQTLNDTLSSLSGGAKLSIVLVNDNSTGNDKIIARDGITSVADLKGKKVAVEQGAVDHYLLLLALQAAKLTEKDIQLVNLPTDAAAAAFAGGQVDAVAAFAPFTSKALERPGSRAISTSAEFPGAIPDHLVTSQKLVKDHPKDVQALVNTWFETLTWIKNNKDAAVGIMAKRGGVSDADYKSYDAGTTIFTRQQNLDAFTPGVTAQHLDFQANKIIDFIVNTGLAQQRPTIEGLFDDQFVKAAPQ from the coding sequence TTGCTCGCCCTCGTGGGAGTGACCGCGCTCTCCGGCTGCAGCGACAGTTCCGCCACGGGCAGCGGCGGCAAGATCACGCTCGGGTTCAGCGCCTGGCCGGGGTGGTTCCCCTGGCAGGTGGCGCAGGAACAGGGCCTGTTCGCCAAGAACGGCGTGAACGTCGACCTCAAGTACTTCGACAACTACACCGACAGCATCAACGCCCTCTCCAGCGGTGCCATCGACGCCAACAGTCAGACCCTCAACGACACGCTGTCCTCGCTCTCCGGCGGCGCCAAGCTGTCGATCGTGCTGGTGAACGACAACTCCACCGGCAACGACAAGATCATCGCGCGCGACGGCATCACCAGCGTCGCCGACCTCAAGGGCAAGAAGGTCGCCGTCGAGCAGGGCGCGGTCGACCACTACCTGCTGCTGCTCGCGCTGCAGGCGGCGAAGCTGACCGAGAAGGACATCCAGCTCGTCAACCTCCCGACCGACGCCGCGGCGGCCGCGTTCGCCGGCGGCCAGGTCGACGCGGTCGCCGCGTTCGCGCCGTTCACCTCGAAGGCGCTGGAGCGCCCCGGCAGCCGCGCGATCTCGACCTCCGCGGAGTTCCCCGGCGCCATCCCGGACCACCTCGTCACGTCGCAGAAGCTGGTCAAGGACCACCCGAAGGACGTGCAGGCGCTGGTCAACACCTGGTTCGAGACGCTGACCTGGATCAAGAACAACAAGGACGCGGCCGTCGGGATCATGGCCAAGCGCGGCGGCGTCTCCGACGCGGACTACAAGAGCTACGACGCCGGCACCACGATCTTCACGCGCCAGCAGAACCTCGACGCGTTCACCCCCGGCGTCACCGCGCAGCACCTCGACTTCCAGGCGAACAAGATCATCGACTTCATCGTGAACACCGGGCTGGCCCAGCAGCGCCCGACGATCGAGGGGTTGTTCGACGACCAGTTCGTGAAGGCCGCACCGCAGTGA
- a CDS encoding ABC transporter permease, which yields MTGPTQRTTSASPADERAAEALEAEQRLAEAQESRRGRPAWTPLPRRTPPKRASALFSLRTPIPAGARWTLAVLSFAIPFLAWVVLSVSGAVDSTFLPSPAAVLKAGIDMAGSGDLFADLWATTQRVLEGFGLAVLVSVPLGILMGTFAAGQAFFEPLIGLLRYLPASAFIPLLIIWLGLGEPSKIAILFIGTVFFNTLMTADVVRGVPRSLLDVSYTLGARRGEVLRKVVVPHSLPGMIDAIRVNAAAAWNFVVVAELINSSAGLGYRIVRAQRFLQTDKIFAVLVVIGIAGLLIDVLLRLLRTRVGKWAA from the coding sequence GTGACCGGTCCGACCCAGCGCACCACCTCGGCGAGCCCCGCCGACGAGCGGGCCGCCGAGGCACTGGAAGCCGAGCAGCGGCTGGCCGAAGCGCAGGAGTCCAGGCGGGGCCGTCCCGCCTGGACCCCGCTGCCGCGCCGGACCCCGCCGAAGCGGGCCTCGGCGTTGTTTTCCCTGCGCACGCCCATTCCCGCGGGTGCTCGCTGGACGCTGGCGGTGCTGTCGTTCGCGATCCCGTTCCTCGCCTGGGTTGTGCTGAGCGTCAGCGGAGCCGTCGACTCGACGTTCCTGCCGTCGCCGGCCGCCGTGCTCAAGGCCGGGATCGACATGGCGGGCAGCGGCGACCTCTTCGCCGATCTCTGGGCGACCACCCAGCGCGTCCTCGAAGGCTTCGGCCTCGCCGTGCTCGTCTCGGTGCCGCTCGGCATCCTGATGGGCACCTTCGCCGCGGGGCAGGCGTTCTTCGAGCCGCTGATCGGGCTGCTGCGGTACCTGCCGGCGAGCGCCTTCATCCCGCTGCTGATCATCTGGCTCGGCCTCGGCGAGCCGTCGAAGATCGCCATCCTGTTCATCGGGACGGTCTTCTTCAACACCCTGATGACCGCCGACGTCGTCCGCGGCGTGCCGCGCTCACTCCTCGACGTCTCCTACACCCTCGGCGCGCGCCGGGGCGAGGTGCTGCGCAAGGTCGTCGTGCCGCACTCGCTGCCGGGCATGATCGACGCGATCCGGGTCAACGCCGCCGCGGCGTGGAACTTCGTGGTCGTCGCCGAGCTGATCAACTCCTCGGCGGGCCTCGGCTACCGGATCGTCCGCGCGCAGCGGTTCCTGCAGACGGACAAGATCTTCGCGGTGCTCGTGGTCATCGGGATCGCCGGGCTCCTCATCGACGTCCTGCTGCGCCTGCTGCGCACGCGGGTCGGGAAGTGGGCGGCATGA
- a CDS encoding ABC transporter ATP-binding protein produces MTLELRNVAKDYAVRGRVTRALDGVDLEVLRGEFVCVVGASGSGKSTLLSLVAGLDRPTDGEIVLDGVPVTGPGPDRGLVFQSGALYPWRNVEKNVAFGLELLALDAAERAERVDWYLAETGLDGVRKSLPKQLSGGQKQRVAIARALACEPDVLLLDEPFGALDVQTKEDMQVLIRQVWADTGTTVLMVTHDVEEAVFLGGRVVVLASDPGRIAADVEVELPTERDLAVKREPRFLALRARIEDLVREQHRGHVSRVAAVE; encoded by the coding sequence ATGACGCTGGAACTGCGGAACGTCGCCAAGGACTACGCCGTCCGCGGCCGGGTGACGCGCGCGCTCGACGGCGTCGACCTCGAGGTGCTGCGCGGTGAGTTCGTCTGCGTCGTCGGCGCGAGCGGCTCCGGCAAGTCGACGCTGCTGTCGCTGGTCGCCGGGCTCGACCGGCCGACCGACGGCGAGATCGTGCTCGACGGCGTCCCGGTGACCGGTCCCGGGCCGGACCGCGGGCTCGTTTTCCAGTCCGGCGCGCTCTACCCGTGGCGCAACGTCGAGAAGAACGTCGCGTTCGGACTCGAGCTGCTGGCGCTCGACGCGGCCGAGCGCGCCGAGCGCGTCGACTGGTACCTCGCCGAAACCGGGCTCGACGGCGTCCGCAAGTCGCTGCCGAAACAGCTGTCGGGCGGGCAGAAGCAGCGCGTCGCGATCGCGCGCGCCCTCGCGTGCGAGCCCGACGTGCTCCTGCTGGACGAACCCTTCGGCGCCTTGGACGTCCAGACCAAAGAGGACATGCAGGTGCTGATCCGCCAGGTGTGGGCCGACACCGGCACGACGGTGCTGATGGTCACCCACGACGTCGAGGAAGCGGTGTTCCTCGGCGGCCGGGTGGTCGTGCTCGCCTCCGACCCGGGGCGGATCGCCGCCGACGTCGAGGTGGAGCTGCCCACCGAACGGGACCTGGCGGTGAAGCGCGAACCGCGGTTCCTCGCGCTGCGCGCCCGGATCGAGGACCTGGTCCGGGAGCAGCACCGGGGCCACGTGAGCCGGGTGGCCGCGGTCGAGTGA